CTACCCGTTCGCGGTGAGCCCGGTCAGTACTCGCCCTTGATCACGAAGTAGGAGCCGCGGATAACGCCCGCCAGCTTCGATTTCTGGCGGGCGAACTTGAAACGTGAAGCCAGTTCCTCCGGAATCTCCATGCCTTCGGCCAGCTTGAATCCGACCGCTCGCTTCCCGCCGTCGTCGATGCTGTACATGACGTTGATCGACAGCCCCGACTCGTAGAACACATAGGCCATCCGCAAACCGTCAACTTCGAAGGCGGTTGCTTCGAGGGGGCGGGATCCGATGACGATGTCGCGCTCGTCCCGGAGGATCCGGCTCACCCGGTCCACCACCTCCGGAGCCTCGCTTGCAGGGCTCACTGAGAAGACGTGGTCGTACTTGTTCCGGTAATAGCGGGCCTCGTTCGCTCGCAACCCGGCGAGGGTCTCGGCGACCGGGGATGATTCCAAGCCGGCGGTAGAAACGTTCTTGAAGTCAACGATGTTCGGCATGCGCTCTCCTGGTCAGACGTGTTGGGACCAATGCTAACGCGACGACATGATGCCCGGACGTCTGCGCGCCGTTGGCCTAATCGTCGTCTTGATTCCCCGCTTGGTCCTGGAGGACTGACCGCCGATACGTGCTGGGCGTGAATCCCAGGGACTTTTGGAAGTCGTTCGTCAGGTGGGCGTGATCGGTGTAGCCGAGTTCGGCAGCTATCGCCGCGAGGTCTGCCGCGGGATCGGTCCGTGACCGGTCAGCGGCCTCTTGCAGGCGACGCCGTCGGATGAGCGCGGACGGGCTCAGGCCGATGTACTTCCTCGCCACTCGTTGAAGGGTCCTCGGCGAAACAAACAGACGCGCCGTAACGTCTTCAATGCGGATCACGTCGGTGCACGTTCCGATGATGTCCATCATCGCGTTGGCAAGAATGCCCTCCGCCGACACCTCCGGACCCTGCGCTACCAGCCAGCCAGTGAAGGCCTCCACCGCGCGTTGCCGACGTTCCAGTGGATCGGTTCCGCTCATCGCCTCCGACACCGAGGCATGCAGATCCGCGAGCGGCACCGGCAGTTGCGCATCCCGCAGGCTTCCCGGATCATCCGTGAAACGCGGAACCAGCGCGGGACGCAGGAGGGCCCCAACCGCCCAGCCCCGGCCCGTAAGATCGCGGTGTGTTCGACGGGTTGTCGGGCCGGAAAACTCAACGAGATCCTTCTGGACCACAAGGTTGGACGCCGGGAACGCGATCAGGTGCTGGCGCGACGTGTGCCCTGGCCCGATGTCCCATTCGGGGATCCAAAACCACTGCACCAGGTTCGTGACGGACTCAGGCGCGGGCGCGCGGTGGAACGTGGGAAGCCGTGCCGGGTAGAGGATTCCCTTGAACGAACCCACACTCCTTCATCCAGGCTGTCGCAATTCTCCAAGCCGCTGGGCGGACCTGTGCGTACCGTGAGATCTATGACTGATACTACAAGCCCCGAACTGACCGCGGCCGCCGACGGCAAGCACACAAAGTCCGGTATCCCGCACGGCTACACGAGCCTCACGCCGTTCCTAGCGATCACCTCTGCCAAGGAGGCGGTCACCTTCTACGAGGACGTTCTCGGTGCGCGCACCGTCAATGTCACCGAGATCGGTGGAATCGTGGTCCACGCCGAATTGGACTTCGGCCAGGGGCGGCTCCAAATCGGTGAGCCCAACCCCGACTATCACCTCGTCCCGGCGCCGGGCGGCGACGATGATTGCTACTCCGTCGGCTTCTACTGCGCCGATGTGGACGCCCTCGTTGCGCGCGCCGAGCGGGCAGGCGCCACCGTCAGGGAGCCGCTGTCCACCTTTGTGTCAGGGGACCGATACGCCAGCATCCGGGACCCCTACGGTGTGCGCTGGTCCATCATGACCCGCGTCGAGGACCTCTCCGAGGAGGAAAGCACCCAGCGCGTCGCCGACTGGGCCGCCAAGCAAGGCTGAATCCGCGCACCTCACCGTAGTCCCGCAGCACCCAGACTGCCGCCGTCGTCCGCCGTCGTCCGCGGTGAACACGCCCTGCTCCCACAACTTCCGGCGGAGTACGACGGCGGCAGTCACCAGCGCGAGCGTGGAACCGGGTTCCTGCTGATGGGTTTCGATCGCCAGCCGGCCCCAGCCGGGAGGTGCAGCCCGGACTATGCGTCCGAGACGCCCAGGCCCCGGGCCCGTTTTCCGGGGAACACGGTTCGAAGCTGTGCCCGGAACGTCAGTTCGCTGCGCCGGCTGACCGCGATGACGGAGAGCAGGCCTGTCAGCAGCACGATGGTGCCGCCGGCAGCCACCGACCAGCGCGCGCCGAATTCCGTGCCGATCCACCCCATGAGCGGCGCTCCGACGGCCGTGCCGCCCTGGAGGACGGCCAGGTAGAGGGCCAGTACCCGGCCCCGGAACTGCGGCTCCACGGAGAGCTGGATGGTGGTGTTGCAGCTGTTCAGGAAGGTGATCGAGGCCAGGCCCACCGGTATCAGCACTGCGGCGTAGAGCCAGAACGACGGCGACACGCTGCCTACCAGCGTGAAGAACCCGAGTCCCAGGGCCCCGCCGAGCATGAAGCGGAGCCGTGGGCCGGACCGGCGGGCCGCGAGCAGGGCGCCGGCCAAGGTGCCGACGGCCATGATGGAGCCCAGCAGCCCGAATTCACCCGGTCCCACCCCGAACTCCGCGGTGGACATCAGTGCGTTGGTGATGGGGAAATTCATGCCGAAGGCGCCAAGGACCCCCACCATGACCAGGATGAGCACCAGGTCCGGCCGGCCCCGCACGTACCGCAGTCCCTCGGCCACCTGGTGCTTGCCCCGGACTGCCAGCGTGGCCGGGGCCAGTTCTGAGGTGCGGATCCGGAACAGCGAGATGATGACGGCGGCGAAGCTGGCCGCGTTGAGCAGGAAGACCGGCCCGGTGCCCACCCAGGCAATCAGCACGCCGGCGATGGCAGGGCCGGTGAGCCTTGCGGTGTTGAAGGACGCGGAGTTCAGGGCCACCGCATTGGCCACCTTGTCCTGCCCCACCAGTTCGGAGACGAAAGCCTGGCGGGCCGGTGCGTCAATGGCGCTGGCCAGCCCAAGGCAGAGGGCGGCCAGGTAGGCGTGCCACAGCTGGGCGGTGCCCGTCACCACCAGGAGTCCAATGGCCAACCCGCACAGGCCCATCGCCAGCTGCGTCCAGAGCAGGATCACACGCTTGCGGTGCCGGTCCGCAAGCACGCCGCCGTAGGGGCCAAGCAGCAGCATCGGCAGGAACTGCAGGCCGGTGGTGATGCCCACGGCCGTGCCGGAGTGGCTGGTGAGGACGGTCAGTACCAGCCAGTCCTGCGCCACCCGCTGCATCCACGTGCCGATGTTGGAAACCAGCGCCCCGCCTGCCCATACGCGGTAATTGGGGTTCGCCAGCGCCTGGAACATGGCGCTCATTTGGCGGCCAGCTGCTGCATGATACGGGCCGCCCGGCTCAGGGTCCGGCGGTCCTCGTCGCTGAGGCCGGCCACGCGTTGGGCCAGCCAGGCGGTCCGCTGCTCGCGCGCCTCGGCCAGGATGGCATCGCCGGCCGGGGTGATTCCCACCTGGACCTGGCGTCCGTCCAGCGGATGGGCTGTCCGGGTTACAAAGCCCTGCTCGGTGAGGGCATTGACGATCCGGGTCATGGACGGCGCCTGCACGTGCTCGCGTTCTGCCAGTTCGCGGAGGGTCTGCGGGCCGCCGCCGTTCAGTTGGGCCAGGACCGTGTACTGGCCGGGTGTGATCACGTCACCGGTCGCTTCCACGCGGAGCCTGCGGGAGGTGCGCATCACCGCCGTCCGAAGGTCGATGGCCAGAATGTCCGGCTTGATGCTGTCCCTGGGCTCCCGGTCCGTTGCCATCACTGTGCGTTGCGCCTCCCACGAATTTACTTAGCACTGCTAATTAGCTCTGCTAACCATTATGCTCCGGCGGCGTGCAGGCGGCAAGTGCAGCGGTTGCCGCGGAGCACGTCGTCGAGCTCCAGGACTGACGTGGCGCGGCGGGAGGACTCGCAGGCGTCGAGGTGGGTTTGCCTGGCGGGCGTCAGTGACTCTCAGCCGGACGCAGGCGATATCAGTCGAAACGCAGCCGGTGTCCGGATCAGAACGTTCCACGAGTTGCCAGCAACACCCACGCCACCGAGCATCCACCCCAGTTTGTTCTTCTTCTGCGGTGCCTGGGGCCACCGATGTGGTCCGGGCTGAATGCCGTGACCATGAGGTGGTTGCATCCGTTGTCCCCCTGATCTCGTCTGGCAGCCGAGCCTGACTCTGCGCGGTGGCAGCTCGCTTGGGGATCGCGCGCGATGGGGAGTACTATTCGGGGCCGCAGCCGTCATGCGAGCATGGGCTCACGGAAACGCTGAGTAAGGGGACCTGATGAAATCCAACGAACTGCTGCTGGACGCCTTCGGCCGGATCCGGGAGACCGTGGAAGCAACCCTCGAAGGGGTCGACGGCGGGTCCCTGGTCCGGCGGCCCGCAGGCACCGGAAACTCGATTGCGTGGCTGATCTGGCACCTGGGCCGGGTGGAGGATGCGCAGGTCGCCTCAGCCGCCGGCCTGAAACAGGTCTGGACCTCGCACGGGTTTGCAGACCGCTTCGACCTGCCGCTTTCAAAGCGTGACACCGGGTACGGCCATTCGAGCGAGCAGGTCGATTCGGTGAAGGCCCCGCCGGCGCTGCTGCTCGAATACTATGACGCCGTTCACCGGCAGACAGTGGGCTTTCTGGAGACCCTCGGCGACGGGGATCTCGACCGGATCGTCGACACCCGCTGGGACCCGCCCGTCACCCTCGGCGTGCGGCTGGTCAGCACGATCGCCGACTGCCTCCAGCACGTGGGGCAGGCCGCGTACGCCAAAGGCTTGAACCGCGGGCGCGGGTAGAGCGGGCAAGGGGGAGTACGACGGCGGCGCCGGGTTTGCACCCGCCGGCGAGCCTCAGGTGTACATGAGGGAGCCCGGCGTGGTGAGGAGCTCACCGGTTTCCAGCCAGGTCTTCAGGCCGGAGAGGATCATCGGCCAGCCGCCGTAGAGCTGCTCGTTGGCGCCTTCGCGGAGCTGGTCGTGCGTGACGGTGAGGTGGCAGGAATCGTCGCCCACCGGCTCGATCTCCCACGTGATGCGCGACGCGCCTTCGGACTTGACGTCCTCGCCCCAGAGTGCGCGCATGGTCTGGACGAGCTTGCGCGGCGGGTCCACCTCGATGTTTTCGCCTTCGCCCAGGAGATCCCCGCCGTTGGGTCCCATCTCGAAGCGGCTGCCGGGCGTCCAGTCCGAGCTGATGGTCATGCCGAACTGGTACTTGCTGCGGATGTCGCTGTCCGTGATGGCTTCCCAGAGCCGCTCGGGGTGGTCTTGATATAGATTTCGAAGATCTTTTCCATGGGACTTTCCAATCGGGTTTTGAGGTCGCTGAGGGCAGCGGCCCATGGTTCGGCATATTTGCTGACCCAGCGGTCGTGGACCAGCCGGATGGGGACCGGATTCAGGAAGTGGAGTTTCTCCCGACCCCGACGGCGGGTGACCACCAGGCCGGCTTCCTCCAGTAGTTTGAGGTGCTTCATGACCCCGTAGCGGGTCATGTTGAAGCGTGCCTCGAGCGCGTGGAGGGTCTGCCCGTCTTCCCGGAATAGTTCGTCGAGGAGCTCGCGGCGGGTGGGGTCGGCGAGGGCCTTGAATACAGCGTCCACAAATTCAGAATAGGTGACCAATTGGTCACATGTCTAGGCTTTCTGAGGCAGCAACTGACGCCGACAGCCACGGGCAACCGGAGAAGCGTCGATTTTCATTGATGTGTCCGGGCAGCGGTGCAAAAATGATCGAAGCACTGTGTGTCCAACGCCAAAGACGGCGCCACTTGGGGATGACGCATGATCTCCATTGGAGGAACGGAATATGCTGCAGAACCAATGCCGGGGATGGAATAGGGTCGACGCGGGAGGGCCGCGGCCATGACGACACAGCCCCCGAAGATCCGCCGCCTCCGAGTGCCGGACATCAACGTCGTTGACCACCGGACGCTGAGGAAAGCGCTGGGCGGGACCATCGTCGGCAACACGATGGAATGGTACGACGTCGGCGTGTTCGGTTACCTGATCACCACCATGGGCCCGGTGTTCCTGCCCGAGGCGGACAAAGCCGTACAGAACCTGTTCCTGCTGGGAACCTTCGGCGCCACGTTTATCGCCCGTCCGGTGGGCGGGATGTTCTTCGGCTGGCTGGGCGACAAGATCGGCCGGCAGAAGGTGCTGGCCATGACCCTGATGCTGATGGCGGCGGCCACGTTCGTCGTCGGCCTCCTCCCGGGCTACACGGTGCTGGGCATCTGGGCCGCCGTTCTTCTCGTGGCCACCAAGCTGATCCAGGGGTTTTCCACCGGCGGTGAGTACGCCGGCGCCACTACGTTCGTCTGTGAGCATTCGCCGGACAGGCGCCGGGGCTTCTTCGTCAGTTTCCTGGACATGGGCAGTTACCTGGGCTTCGCCCTTGGCGCTGGGCTGGTTTCCGCCCTTCAGTTGGGGTTGGGGCAGGACCAGATGGAGGCGTGGGGCTGGCGCATTCCGTTCCTGATCGCCGGTCCGCTGGGCATCATCGCCATCTACTTCCGGATGAAAATTGAGGAGTCACCAGCATTTAAGGCAACCCTCGAAGCGGAAGACGAATCCGCCCGGCATCCTGAGACCGGCGAGGTGCTCGGGCCCGTGGGGCCGGTGGGCATTTTCAAGGCTCACTGGCGCAGGATCGTGCTGGCCATGATTCTAGTGGCTGCCGGCAATACGGTGGGCTACGCCCTCACGTCCTACATGCCCACGTACCTGACCAGCAACAAGGGATACGACGAGATCCACGGAACGCTGCTGACCATCCCCGTGCTGGTGGTCATGTCGTTGTGCATCCCCTTTACCGGTCGTCTTTCGGACCGGATAGGCCGACGTCCCGTGCTCTGGATCGGTGCCATCAGCACAGTGGTGCTGTCGACGCCGGCGTTCCTTCTGATCTCGATAGGA
This genomic window from Arthrobacter sp. 24S4-2 contains:
- a CDS encoding phage tail protein, whose translation is MPNIVDFKNVSTAGLESSPVAETLAGLRANEARYYRNKYDHVFSVSPASEAPEVVDRVSRILRDERDIVIGSRPLEATAFEVDGLRMAYVFYESGLSINVMYSIDDGGKRAVGFKLAEGMEIPEELASRFKFARQKSKLAGVIRGSYFVIKGEY
- a CDS encoding helix-turn-helix transcriptional regulator, with the translated sequence MGSFKGILYPARLPTFHRAPAPESVTNLVQWFWIPEWDIGPGHTSRQHLIAFPASNLVVQKDLVEFSGPTTRRTHRDLTGRGWAVGALLRPALVPRFTDDPGSLRDAQLPVPLADLHASVSEAMSGTDPLERRQRAVEAFTGWLVAQGPEVSAEGILANAMMDIIGTCTDVIRIEDVTARLFVSPRTLQRVARKYIGLSPSALIRRRRLQEAADRSRTDPAADLAAIAAELGYTDHAHLTNDFQKSLGFTPSTYRRSVLQDQAGNQDDD
- a CDS encoding glyoxalase/bleomycin resistance/extradiol dioxygenase family protein; this encodes MTDTTSPELTAAADGKHTKSGIPHGYTSLTPFLAITSAKEAVTFYEDVLGARTVNVTEIGGIVVHAELDFGQGRLQIGEPNPDYHLVPAPGGDDDCYSVGFYCADVDALVARAERAGATVREPLSTFVSGDRYASIRDPYGVRWSIMTRVEDLSEEESTQRVADWAAKQG
- a CDS encoding MFS transporter; its protein translation is MSAMFQALANPNYRVWAGGALVSNIGTWMQRVAQDWLVLTVLTSHSGTAVGITTGLQFLPMLLLGPYGGVLADRHRKRVILLWTQLAMGLCGLAIGLLVVTGTAQLWHAYLAALCLGLASAIDAPARQAFVSELVGQDKVANAVALNSASFNTARLTGPAIAGVLIAWVGTGPVFLLNAASFAAVIISLFRIRTSELAPATLAVRGKHQVAEGLRYVRGRPDLVLILVMVGVLGAFGMNFPITNALMSTAEFGVGPGEFGLLGSIMAVGTLAGALLAARRSGPRLRFMLGGALGLGFFTLVGSVSPSFWLYAAVLIPVGLASITFLNSCNTTIQLSVEPQFRGRVLALYLAVLQGGTAVGAPLMGWIGTEFGARWSVAAGGTIVLLTGLLSVIAVSRRSELTFRAQLRTVFPGKRARGLGVSDA
- a CDS encoding MarR family winged helix-turn-helix transcriptional regulator, encoding MATDREPRDSIKPDILAIDLRTAVMRTSRRLRVEATGDVITPGQYTVLAQLNGGGPQTLRELAEREHVQAPSMTRIVNALTEQGFVTRTAHPLDGRQVQVGITPAGDAILAEAREQRTAWLAQRVAGLSDEDRRTLSRAARIMQQLAAK
- a CDS encoding DUF664 domain-containing protein, which encodes MKSNELLLDAFGRIRETVEATLEGVDGGSLVRRPAGTGNSIAWLIWHLGRVEDAQVASAAGLKQVWTSHGFADRFDLPLSKRDTGYGHSSEQVDSVKAPPALLLEYYDAVHRQTVGFLETLGDGDLDRIVDTRWDPPVTLGVRLVSTIADCLQHVGQAAYAKGLNRGRG